The window TTTCCTGGGACGCACCGGAAAGTCCCTCGGCATACGCCTTTGCGGAGAGAAGTTCCTGTTGCGTCTGAACAAGGGATGGCGAGTAAATATCAAAGAGAGGGTCACCCTTTTTTACAGACTGGCCCGGGTAGTTGACATACACCCGCTCTACCCAGCCTTCGTACTTGGGTGTCACGGTGGTCATCCTTTCCTGGTCAAAGTCCAGGTAGCCAACCGTGCGGATGGAGTGGGTCAAATCCATTCGCTGAACGGTGTCGGTCCGAACGTTCATGGTTTGCACCACTGCAGGGTCGATGGTCACGGTGGCGCCCGAGGATCCCGTGCGGTCAGCCTCTCCCTCATAGACGGGAACGTAATCCATGCCCATTTCATCTTTTTGCGGCACCGGGGATGTGATGGAAGGGTCCATGGGGTTTCGATAGAAGAGTACTTTCCCGCTGTCTGAATCCTGCGGTTTTGGTACGGAGTCCGGCTTACGGGCCGGAACGAGATCCATCCCGCAAACGGGGCACTCTCCCGGCTCTTCCTGGAGGATGTCCGGGTGCATGGGACAGGTGTACAGGATTTTACTTTCCTGGGAAACGGGCTCGCTCGACACAGCGGCGTGTTGTAAAGGAACGAGATCCATCTGGCATATGGGACAGGTTCCCGGATGGTCCTGAATTACATCGGGATGCATTCCACAGGTCCAGAGCTGTGTTTCTTTCGCATCTTTCTCAAAAGTTACGGAACTGGATCCCCTGAGCCACTCATCGATGGAATGCATGTGAAAGGGATCAAGAAAGAGAATGATCCCGACGATTATGCCGAGAATCAGAAAGGATAGTTTAGTTTTCATGAGGGGGGACTCCTTCAGCCAGCAAGGCCAGGGGGGCTCCAATTACACCTTCGAGCCGGATGAAAGCCCCCGCTATATCGGCCTGTGTTCGTAAAGAGGAAATTCGAACATTCAGAAGAACGCGTTCCGAATCGAGAAGTTCCAGCGCTCCCAGAGTGCCGGATGAATACGCTGCCAGGGTGGAATTCAGAGACTCCTGCGCCTGAAGGGTCAGCACGTCCCGAAAGAGAATCCACTGGTTCCAGAGCAGAGGAAGACGGGAAGAAAGATCGCCGAGGCTTTCATCGATGGAGCGCTCCGTCGATTGCAGGAGGTGCTCGGCCTCAATCTGCCGCTGGGTGGCTTCCTCCAGGGCTGCGGTTCTTCTCTCCCGATGGATGGGAAGATTGATCCCTGCGGTAAGCCCAAGAATGTCCCGACCGTTGTTGCTGGGGTCGGCATCACTCCGGCGTCCCACGGCGGTGTAGGTCAGGCCCGCTGTAATATCGGGGTAAAAGTTGGCTTTCGCCTCCTCCATACGAGCTTCCCAGGCCTGGATCATGGCGTGCCGGGCTGCCAGCTCGGGCCGTCTGAGTACCGCTTCCTCCCTCCATTGTGCGTATTGAACCTGGATTTCAACCGGTTCCGGAAGAGGAGGAACGGAGAGAATCGGGACCTCCTGGGAGCGGTTCATCAGGCCGTTCAGAAGAGCGACGCGTCGAGCACGTTCCTTTTGAATGTCCAGAAGCTTCTGCTCGTCCAGGGTGATCTCGGACTGGATTTTTAGAATTGCCTGTTGCAGTCCCGTCCCCGAAATGTAGCGGGTTCGCGCCAGCTCTTCAAAATGGGAAAGGATCTCCATATCCTGACGGATTAGATCGGCTCTTCCATCCAGGAAAGCAATCTCGGAGAGATGCTCCCGGGCCCGGGTCACAAAGTCCAGTTTTTGGGCTTCCGTGCCGGCCAAAGCTGAAGCGGATTCAAAAAGGGCCGCCTTTTCTCTTAGCTTTAGTTTCCCGAACCATGGGAAGGTCTGGGACAGGGAAGCCATAAGCCGCTGAGGGCCCAGCCTGGTCTCAGGGGACATGATGTAGGTGGTAAGGCCTACCATGGGGTCGGGAAGGGATCGGACCTGGGGTGCCCGTTCCGCCGCCGCCC is drawn from Thermoanaerobaculia bacterium and contains these coding sequences:
- a CDS encoding efflux RND transporter periplasmic adaptor subunit; amino-acid sequence: MKTKLSFLILGIIVGIILFLDPFHMHSIDEWLRGSSSVTFEKDAKETQLWTCGMHPDVIQDHPGTCPICQMDLVPLQHAAVSSEPVSQESKILYTCPMHPDILQEEPGECPVCGMDLVPARKPDSVPKPQDSDSGKVLFYRNPMDPSITSPVPQKDEMGMDYVPVYEGEADRTGSSGATVTIDPAVVQTMNVRTDTVQRMDLTHSIRTVGYLDFDQERMTTVTPKYEGWVERVYVNYPGQSVKKGDPLFDIYSPSLVQTQQELLSAKAYAEGLSGASQETRRRAESLLDATRERLRYWDIQEDQVREIEESGSILRTLTVTAPVSGLVMKRMDSLAGMAVRPGMELFHIADLSTLWLNVEIYEEQLPWLDIGSTADVSLPYLPGKTHTGRIRYIEPAVKEKTRTLTVTLELQNRSGDLRSGMYATVTFKPVAARNVLTIPTQSVLRTGEKDVVIVDLGEGRYAPRTVTLGRAGEDRTEILQGLKEGERIVTSSQFLIDSESNLREAVKKMVEKLTGSSGPLS
- a CDS encoding TolC family protein, whose amino-acid sequence is MLHRICFFYLVVITATSFLSAQDVLSPAEDLVSAESNEDIRSLLNEVIRSNPDILASEASARAAAERAPQVRSLPDPMVGLTTYIMSPETRLGPQRLMASLSQTFPWFGKLKLREKAALFESASALAGTEAQKLDFVTRAREHLSEIAFLDGRADLIRQDMEILSHFEELARTRYISGTGLQQAILKIQSEITLDEQKLLDIQKERARRVALLNGLMNRSQEVPILSVPPLPEPVEIQVQYAQWREEAVLRRPELAARHAMIQAWEARMEEAKANFYPDITAGLTYTAVGRRSDADPSNNGRDILGLTAGINLPIHRERRTAALEEATQRQIEAEHLLQSTERSIDESLGDLSSRLPLLWNQWILFRDVLTLQAQESLNSTLAAYSSGTLGALELLDSERVLLNVRISSLRTQADIAGAFIRLEGVIGAPLALLAEGVPPHEN